A genomic segment from Spongiibacter sp. IMCC21906 encodes:
- a CDS encoding glutaminyl-peptide cyclotransferase — MTYTFIRYRSWLFAALISIPMLTAQVRGAPADTTAKTAQKRGYRVITQYPHNTALFTQGLELYKGRMFESTGLYGRSKVISRHFPPKASQDPDLKGVALPDTAFAEGLSIYRDRLYLLTWRAQKGLILDPHHFSVLGAFAYQGEGWGLCFHPGLGDEGQFVMSNGSASLQWLSPTNMKLSHKVEVRENGKPVDKLNELECVGDYVVANVWQSDDIVFINAKSGNVVSRINLAALKPAVSSDQAVLNGIAYDSSDGSWLVTGKFWPVIYRLEIPLPLPQK; from the coding sequence ATGACTTACACTTTTATACGCTACAGGAGCTGGCTTTTTGCCGCCCTGATTTCAATACCGATGTTAACCGCCCAAGTTCGCGGCGCACCGGCCGACACCACTGCTAAAACTGCACAGAAACGGGGTTACCGGGTTATTACACAGTACCCTCATAACACCGCTTTATTTACACAGGGTTTAGAGCTCTATAAAGGCCGAATGTTTGAAAGCACGGGGTTGTACGGTCGCTCTAAGGTTATCAGCCGTCACTTCCCTCCTAAGGCAAGTCAAGATCCCGACCTTAAAGGCGTGGCCCTCCCCGACACCGCCTTTGCAGAAGGCTTGAGTATTTATCGTGACCGGCTGTATCTGCTGACATGGCGGGCGCAAAAAGGGCTTATTCTAGATCCCCATCATTTTAGTGTGCTCGGCGCCTTTGCCTATCAAGGTGAAGGCTGGGGATTGTGCTTTCACCCCGGCTTGGGTGACGAAGGCCAATTTGTGATGAGTAACGGCAGCGCGAGCCTGCAATGGTTATCACCCACAAACATGAAGCTCAGCCATAAAGTAGAGGTAAGGGAAAACGGCAAGCCCGTAGATAAGCTTAATGAACTAGAATGTGTTGGTGACTATGTGGTCGCCAATGTCTGGCAAAGCGACGACATCGTCTTTATCAACGCTAAAAGCGGAAATGTAGTTTCCCGGATCAATCTTGCGGCACTAAAACCGGCGGTCAGTTCTGATCAAGCCGTACTAAATGGCATCGCTTACGACAGCAGTGATGGCAGCTGGCTCGTTACCGGGAAATTCTGGCCTGTTATTTACCGGCTTGAAATCCCGCTTCCCCTCCCCCAAAAGTAG
- a CDS encoding Na+/H+ antiporter NhaA has product MLIAIAIAIVAANSPYSRLYDGLLDVRKPLDFLKLPTSRPLVFWINETLMLAVFCWTALFLKQFRQRHSTVTRPLIVVWCLAVVSSVGVPFVLLGIQQQQFDIGHLAAVAADPALVWVCGLLLCRFLNADSRLLLVAFVASQSLVVLGGVYLYQLPNLQLGLGVLAAFLLTASILFARYGFLLSLLCAAVAWWVLLKMGLPGGLAGVALAYALPIPQNPNQRLIVISGVVIFLICPLLVANAGIGLRGVDPGYVLQLPALSLLLTSMLLKPLWLFLLLAIAMHFDCLPAGLKQKSPVLFGLALLSGASLSGQLYFGSLIDRVGNYHFDVRMAALCGTALVLAGAWCCFRSVSGLAATSDDFSSGLE; this is encoded by the coding sequence ATGTTGATCGCTATAGCCATAGCGATTGTTGCTGCAAATTCCCCCTATAGCCGTTTATACGATGGCTTGCTCGATGTACGTAAACCCCTCGATTTTCTAAAGCTGCCCACGTCCAGACCGCTTGTTTTTTGGATTAACGAGACCCTGATGCTTGCTGTGTTTTGTTGGACTGCTTTATTCCTAAAGCAATTTCGACAACGTCATTCAACAGTTACGCGACCCTTGATAGTTGTGTGGTGCTTGGCTGTAGTGAGCAGCGTGGGGGTGCCTTTCGTCTTGCTAGGCATACAGCAACAACAATTTGATATTGGTCATTTAGCTGCTGTAGCGGCCGACCCCGCCTTAGTTTGGGTCTGTGGTTTGCTGCTGTGCCGTTTTCTTAATGCGGATTCACGTCTGTTACTGGTGGCATTTGTTGCCAGTCAAAGCCTCGTTGTATTGGGCGGGGTGTATTTATATCAACTCCCCAACCTGCAATTGGGGCTGGGAGTGTTGGCCGCTTTTTTACTGACGGCGAGTATTTTATTTGCCAGGTATGGCTTTTTGTTATCGCTGCTCTGCGCTGCAGTTGCATGGTGGGTCTTGTTAAAAATGGGCTTGCCGGGGGGGCTGGCCGGTGTGGCACTGGCCTATGCGCTACCTATTCCCCAAAACCCGAATCAGCGCCTAATAGTAATAAGCGGCGTTGTGATTTTTCTTATTTGTCCGTTGCTGGTCGCTAATGCCGGTATCGGCCTGCGGGGTGTTGATCCAGGTTATGTTTTGCAGCTGCCTGCGTTAAGTTTGCTGTTGACCAGTATGTTACTAAAACCCTTATGGTTGTTTTTACTATTGGCGATTGCCATGCACTTTGATTGCTTGCCTGCAGGCTTGAAACAGAAGAGCCCCGTTCTATTTGGGCTGGCTTTACTCAGTGGCGCCAGTCTTTCGGGCCAATTGTATTTTGGTAGCTTGATTGATCGTGTAGGTAATTATCATTTTGATGTTCGAATGGCTGCGCTGTGTGGTACGGCTCTTGTCTTAGCCGGAGCATGGTGTTGTTTTCGGTCGGTATCCGGCCTCGCTGCGACTAGCGACGATTTTTCTTCAGGTCTCGAATAA
- the mnmC gene encoding bifunctional tRNA (5-methylaminomethyl-2-thiouridine)(34)-methyltransferase MnmD/FAD-dependent 5-carboxymethylaminomethyl-2-thiouridine(34) oxidoreductase MnmC translates to MDNANPYYLQTADVEWQDGVPVAKAYSDGYFSKESSLAENRHVFLHHNDLAQRWHKLHALPPGTFTIIETGFGTGLNFLIAWQLWQQTAPSHWQLHYISIDKHPMRTIDLQKAHQSWPELCHLASILQHNYPPLVPGRHRRLLNCERVCLDLFFGDVSDGLTELILSSSTHNESQKNSHSSLAADAWFLDGFAPQLNPDMWQETLLDSITTLSKPGSSFAASTGDALVCRGLITRGFSVATVNGLDHKPAILHGRKNTQATSAISMASNSNRGNIKVPWHNPFYTCPSSNRSSNNPLANKVTIIGAGLAGASTARALATRGYQVEVIERGSEPAQGASGNPQGVLYTKLSAELGSLNRFTLTSFLHALGYYRPLIEQQHIIGELCGVLQMASTHADKLLFEKLKTLLKHQDWLTFVSPEQASVLAGIPLHAPAFYYPGAGWLSPPALCKYWLNHDAITVKYNTEVREINYQESQWQLSNRAGKTLAETDILVIANSHEAKTLSCCGYLPTRAIRGQLSYLSPKDLAYSPKKVVCHEGYFAPATGENFCIGASFNLKDQHCELSDMEHHWNIQQLRKLSPELLHSNAEALGGRAALRCTSPDYHPIVGPVPDLAKFDIDYKRLRKDAKATIDSPGSYQPGLYLNIAHGSRGLTSSPICAELIASYIGGEFPPLDRALCENLSPARFVIRDLKKNRR, encoded by the coding sequence ATGGATAACGCCAACCCTTATTATCTTCAAACCGCAGATGTCGAATGGCAAGACGGCGTCCCCGTGGCTAAAGCTTATAGCGATGGGTATTTTTCCAAAGAAAGCAGTCTTGCAGAAAATCGGCATGTATTCCTTCACCACAATGATTTGGCCCAACGGTGGCATAAGCTTCACGCATTACCTCCGGGCACGTTTACTATTATCGAAACCGGTTTTGGCACCGGACTTAATTTTCTGATTGCTTGGCAGCTCTGGCAACAAACAGCACCGTCACATTGGCAGCTGCACTATATCTCAATCGATAAACATCCAATGAGAACAATTGATCTGCAAAAGGCACACCAATCTTGGCCCGAACTATGCCATCTAGCCAGCATACTACAGCACAACTATCCACCGCTGGTACCAGGCCGCCACCGTAGATTGTTGAATTGTGAGAGAGTTTGCTTGGATCTGTTTTTTGGTGATGTAAGTGACGGTTTAACTGAGCTTATTTTGTCATCCAGCACCCATAACGAAAGTCAGAAAAATTCGCATTCGAGCCTCGCCGCCGATGCCTGGTTTTTAGACGGCTTTGCACCACAGCTCAACCCCGACATGTGGCAAGAAACCTTGCTTGACTCGATTACCACGTTAAGCAAACCCGGCAGTAGCTTTGCCGCGTCCACTGGAGACGCGCTTGTTTGTCGCGGTTTAATTACGAGAGGATTTTCGGTAGCAACAGTAAACGGCCTTGATCACAAGCCTGCCATATTGCATGGCCGAAAAAACACCCAAGCAACCTCTGCCATCAGCATGGCCAGTAACAGTAACAGGGGCAATATAAAAGTCCCATGGCACAACCCCTTTTATACTTGCCCTAGTTCTAACCGCAGTTCCAATAACCCTCTAGCAAACAAAGTGACAATCATCGGTGCAGGCTTGGCGGGTGCCAGCACAGCAAGAGCACTGGCCACGCGTGGATATCAAGTCGAGGTTATTGAACGAGGCTCTGAACCGGCTCAAGGCGCATCAGGTAATCCGCAAGGCGTGCTTTACACCAAGCTTTCCGCTGAGCTGGGCAGTCTCAACCGCTTTACGCTGACAAGCTTTCTGCACGCCTTGGGCTATTATCGCCCACTTATAGAGCAACAACATATCATTGGCGAACTCTGCGGTGTGCTACAAATGGCCAGCACTCACGCGGATAAGTTACTGTTTGAGAAACTAAAGACATTATTAAAACATCAAGATTGGCTCACCTTTGTTTCGCCAGAACAAGCGAGCGTGCTGGCAGGCATTCCCCTTCATGCCCCGGCCTTTTACTACCCCGGTGCGGGTTGGCTATCACCGCCAGCACTTTGTAAATACTGGCTCAACCACGATGCCATTACCGTAAAATATAATACTGAAGTGAGGGAGATAAATTACCAAGAATCACAATGGCAACTCAGCAATCGTGCTGGCAAAACCCTTGCTGAAACAGACATACTGGTTATCGCCAATAGCCATGAGGCAAAAACGCTCTCATGCTGCGGCTATCTTCCTACCCGGGCTATTCGGGGGCAGCTGAGCTATTTATCGCCAAAAGACCTCGCCTACTCACCTAAAAAAGTCGTTTGTCACGAAGGTTACTTTGCACCCGCAACCGGTGAGAATTTTTGTATTGGTGCAAGCTTCAATCTTAAAGATCAACATTGCGAACTCAGCGATATGGAGCATCATTGGAACATCCAGCAGCTTAGAAAGCTTTCCCCGGAGTTGCTCCACAGCAATGCAGAAGCTCTCGGCGGCCGCGCCGCCTTACGCTGTACCAGCCCGGATTATCATCCTATTGTGGGTCCAGTGCCTGACTTGGCCAAATTTGATATCGACTACAAACGTTTACGAAAAGATGCCAAAGCGACCATCGATAGTCCGGGCAGTTATCAACCAGGGCTATACCTTAATATTGCCCACGGTTCCCGAGGCTTGACCTCAAGCCCCATCTGCGCAGAGCTTATCGCAAGTTATATTGGTGGCGAGTTTCCACCGCTAGACAGAGCGCTTTGTGAAAACCTCTCCCCTGCGCGTTTTGTTATTCGAGACCTGAAGAAAAATCGTCGCTAG
- a CDS encoding peptide ABC transporter substrate-binding protein produces MIKSKKVLRVVNPFRDCALPAFLNIFLCVLLTFSIPAYSQAVDSANAKISLALATEPPSLNSAQATDAIASFVLSHLMEGLLAYGPKGELVAGVAERWELTAEGARFWLRDDARWSDGRKVTAHDFVFAWQYALKPSTASQYAFIFSPIANAEKVNRGELPPAALGVSAVSDRELRVDFETPCPYFLSLTAFMTFMPLREDVVQEWGDRFAADRDKMVFNGPFVLSKWVHGAHLRFEKNPQYWNAESIRLDEIDIPYITSDFSAQFNLFRDGQIAMAGLDTGLLDEAVKRGYDIHDFHTGSLFFLEFNFREGRVTRNLAFRQAVQRVIDPALLVNKVIGLPGIAPAYSLFPKTVEGMSAPFREEYPVAKVQPDLAAARRLLAQAKRELGIDEFPPLLLLSGDSPRSQQEAEYYQYLFRKGLGIDLRIDQQVFKQRLEKMRRGDFDIVVAAWGPDYDDIMTFGDLFASWNDNNRGRYNNPQYDRWVRIAQRSKDPEQRFKAMSHIQRIVVEDVPILPTYENGLLYVQHPRLKGVRRGVFGGDPSFKYAWIEP; encoded by the coding sequence GTGATTAAGTCAAAAAAAGTTTTAAGAGTTGTTAACCCTTTTCGGGATTGTGCGTTGCCCGCTTTTTTGAACATATTTTTATGCGTGCTACTGACTTTCTCGATTCCCGCTTACAGCCAAGCGGTTGATAGTGCCAACGCCAAAATTAGTTTGGCATTGGCAACTGAACCCCCTAGTTTAAATAGCGCCCAGGCCACCGATGCCATTGCCAGTTTTGTTCTATCTCATTTAATGGAAGGCTTATTAGCTTATGGTCCAAAGGGTGAATTGGTCGCGGGTGTTGCAGAGCGCTGGGAGTTAACGGCGGAGGGCGCCCGGTTCTGGTTGCGTGACGATGCACGCTGGAGTGACGGTCGTAAAGTCACGGCCCATGATTTTGTGTTTGCCTGGCAGTATGCACTTAAGCCCAGTACCGCCTCTCAGTATGCGTTTATTTTTTCGCCTATTGCCAATGCTGAGAAAGTGAATCGTGGCGAGTTGCCTCCTGCTGCGCTGGGTGTATCGGCGGTGTCTGACCGAGAACTTCGAGTAGACTTTGAAACGCCATGTCCCTATTTTCTTAGCCTGACCGCCTTTATGACGTTTATGCCGCTGCGTGAAGACGTGGTGCAAGAATGGGGCGACCGCTTCGCCGCTGACCGGGATAAGATGGTCTTTAATGGTCCTTTTGTGCTCTCCAAGTGGGTGCACGGCGCGCATTTACGATTTGAGAAAAACCCCCAATATTGGAACGCTGAAAGTATCCGTCTCGATGAAATCGATATTCCCTATATCACCAGTGATTTCAGTGCCCAGTTTAATTTATTTCGAGATGGGCAAATTGCCATGGCAGGACTCGATACGGGGTTGTTAGATGAGGCGGTAAAGCGCGGTTATGACATCCACGATTTTCATACGGGTTCGTTGTTTTTTTTGGAGTTTAATTTTAGAGAAGGGCGGGTTACTCGCAACCTGGCTTTTCGGCAAGCGGTGCAGCGGGTGATTGATCCCGCTTTGCTGGTGAATAAAGTGATTGGCTTGCCGGGAATCGCACCGGCATATTCGCTGTTTCCTAAAACAGTGGAGGGCATGTCCGCTCCGTTTAGAGAAGAGTATCCGGTGGCCAAAGTGCAACCCGATCTGGCGGCCGCACGGCGGCTGTTAGCGCAGGCTAAGCGAGAATTAGGTATCGACGAATTTCCACCTTTATTACTCCTGTCAGGGGACAGCCCCAGATCTCAACAAGAAGCTGAGTATTATCAGTATTTGTTCCGTAAGGGGTTAGGTATTGATTTGCGTATCGATCAACAGGTCTTTAAACAGCGATTGGAAAAAATGCGGCGGGGCGACTTTGATATTGTCGTGGCGGCGTGGGGACCGGATTACGACGATATTATGACCTTTGGCGATTTGTTTGCTTCTTGGAATGATAATAACCGCGGGCGATATAATAACCCTCAGTACGATCGCTGGGTGCGAATTGCTCAGCGCAGCAAAGACCCCGAGCAGCGTTTTAAGGCGATGTCACATATTCAGCGCATCGTGGTAGAGGATGTGCCGATATTGCCTACCTATGAAAACGGCTTGTTGTATGTTCAGCATCCGCGTTTAAAAGGCGTGAGACGGGGTGTGTTTGGCGGCGATCCCTCTTTTAAATATGCCTGGATAGAGCCTTAG
- a CDS encoding ABC transporter permease, whose protein sequence is MLSFIAKRLLSGVITIWFIATATFFAMHAVPGDPLVRDKAMSPQVRAELEARYGLDKPLFTQYQLFLGNMIKGDFGISFTQENRYVNDIIREHFPISAILGITALLIALVGGVTAGSVAAYYRNRWPDRSVMVAVIASISVPSFVIAALAQLIIVQLNRAAEQTLIPVAGWGGIANVWVPALVLGLGTMAYLSRLMRASMLEVITTDYVMAAKAKGVGRWPLFWRHQLRNAVLPVVTELGPTIAAITTGGFVVELVFAIPGLGRYFVQAVQQLDYTVIMGTTVFYGAFLVLVVVIIDISYGFIDPRIRLYRGRG, encoded by the coding sequence ATGCTGAGCTTTATTGCCAAGCGGTTGCTGTCGGGCGTCATAACCATTTGGTTTATTGCGACTGCCACCTTTTTTGCCATGCACGCCGTACCTGGTGACCCATTGGTGCGAGACAAAGCCATGTCGCCACAAGTGCGGGCCGAGCTAGAGGCGCGTTACGGTTTAGATAAACCGCTTTTTACTCAATATCAGCTTTTTCTTGGCAATATGATTAAAGGGGATTTTGGTATTTCCTTCACCCAAGAAAACCGCTATGTGAACGATATTATTCGCGAGCATTTTCCTATTTCGGCTATCTTGGGTATCACCGCATTATTGATTGCTTTGGTCGGTGGAGTGACCGCGGGCAGTGTGGCGGCCTATTACCGAAATCGCTGGCCAGATCGATCGGTGATGGTGGCGGTAATTGCGTCGATATCAGTACCGAGCTTTGTTATTGCCGCGCTGGCCCAGCTTATTATTGTGCAACTTAATCGCGCTGCTGAACAAACCTTGATTCCTGTCGCGGGCTGGGGCGGCATTGCCAATGTTTGGGTGCCAGCGTTGGTGCTTGGGTTGGGCACAATGGCCTATCTCAGCCGGTTGATGCGGGCCTCTATGCTAGAAGTTATTACCACCGATTACGTTATGGCGGCTAAAGCAAAAGGCGTGGGGCGCTGGCCCTTGTTTTGGCGCCATCAATTGCGCAATGCAGTGTTGCCGGTAGTCACAGAACTTGGGCCTACCATTGCGGCCATCACCACGGGTGGCTTTGTAGTGGAGTTGGTTTTTGCTATTCCCGGTTTAGGGCGTTATTTCGTCCAGGCAGTGCAGCAATTGGACTACACCGTGATTATGGGCACCACGGTATTTTATGGCGCGTTTTTGGTATTGGTGGTCGTGATTATCGATATCAGTTACGGCTTTATTGACCCCCGTATTCGCTTGTACCGGGGGCGGGGATGA
- a CDS encoding ABC transporter permease encodes MSISVFRFAPWRPPVWQSSELPTAVPLPRLFSPAVIISLAVVVAMVLFVTLGPLFWQQDPSQQWLSQISRGPTPAMSVKVIKNDDAWHVSKRVTRLTVVEANTERVRLQWPNVDGVATYRVYRSLASESGIGLPMSDVNRAAFEDRLQLRHRIYRYTITDADTGLLLFARDVRPQPAISLFEAQLQGLIKLGSATPEFIDLPSHPLGTDALGRDMLARLMAGGQTSLFVGVVAPLLFIGLGCLIGAIAGLLGGWVDQVLMRLVDFVIALPFLLFMILFRVAFGIGPGENGIAPLILAMLMLSWPSSARLIRGQVLALRSQPFVEAARLAGVGRAGLIARHLFPNVLPMILVAFSFAIPQAIFTEAFLSFIGMGVSPPTTSWGALCNDGIKTLLSHPRQLLLPALLISISVLAFNTLGDALRDATDRRAGAVKA; translated from the coding sequence ATGAGTATTTCGGTATTTCGTTTTGCACCTTGGCGGCCACCAGTATGGCAATCTTCTGAGCTGCCGACAGCGGTGCCGTTGCCGCGTCTGTTCAGCCCGGCTGTCATTATTTCGCTGGCGGTGGTGGTAGCTATGGTGCTTTTTGTCACCCTGGGACCACTGTTTTGGCAGCAAGACCCTTCTCAACAGTGGCTATCGCAAATTTCTCGGGGACCGACTCCGGCGATGTCGGTTAAAGTTATTAAGAATGACGACGCTTGGCATGTCAGTAAGCGGGTTACGCGCTTGACCGTGGTTGAGGCCAATACCGAACGGGTGCGCTTGCAGTGGCCGAATGTAGACGGCGTAGCGACTTATCGGGTCTACCGCAGCTTGGCATCGGAGTCGGGTATTGGCTTACCAATGAGTGACGTGAATCGTGCTGCGTTTGAAGATCGTCTTCAGCTGCGTCACAGAATATATCGTTACACCATAACTGACGCAGATACCGGCCTGCTATTGTTCGCCAGAGACGTGCGGCCTCAGCCCGCCATTTCTCTATTTGAGGCCCAGCTTCAAGGCCTGATTAAGCTGGGGAGCGCCACACCGGAATTTATCGACTTGCCGTCTCACCCCTTGGGAACCGATGCCCTGGGTCGGGATATGCTCGCCCGCTTAATGGCCGGGGGGCAAACGTCGTTGTTTGTCGGGGTGGTGGCACCGTTGTTGTTTATTGGGCTGGGTTGTCTTATCGGCGCTATTGCCGGTTTGCTTGGCGGCTGGGTAGACCAGGTGCTTATGCGGCTGGTGGATTTTGTCATCGCCTTACCGTTTTTGCTGTTTATGATTCTGTTCCGGGTTGCCTTTGGTATCGGCCCGGGAGAAAACGGTATTGCGCCGCTAATTTTGGCGATGTTGATGTTGAGTTGGCCAAGCAGCGCCCGGCTTATTCGCGGCCAGGTATTGGCATTGCGAAGTCAGCCCTTTGTCGAGGCGGCTCGATTGGCTGGGGTTGGCCGCGCGGGATTGATTGCTCGGCATTTGTTTCCCAATGTGTTGCCGATGATTTTGGTGGCCTTTAGTTTTGCGATTCCGCAAGCAATTTTTACCGAGGCGTTTTTATCGTTTATCGGCATGGGGGTATCACCCCCCACCACCTCTTGGGGCGCGCTTTGCAATGATGGTATTAAAACCCTGTTATCCCATCCCCGTCAGCTCTTGCTACCCGCCTTGCTGATTAGTATCTCGGTACTGGCGTTTAACACCTTGGGCGATGCCCTCCGGGACGCCACCGACAGACGGGCAGGGGCGGTGAAAGCATGA
- a CDS encoding ABC transporter ATP-binding protein produces MSLVLNLQNLQLSLGDNPVLRDVSMTLEQGECRALVGESGSGKSLTAMALLGLLPNGAKLSANAWTFAGKKMAVLDAKQWRGLRGNDIAMIFQNPMSALNPTQKVGDQIAEPLRIHQGLSRAAAKKEAISLLERLAIPNPARRAEQYPFEYSGGMLQRAMIAMASACKPKLLIADEPTTALDVTVQAEVLGLLKELQQDRGMALLFITHDLGVVANVADSVSVMYAGQTIESGSLEAVFSREGHPYTAALKKAVPSLEHDQALFAIPGTPPDPRELPKGCSFGPRCDHRMAICEEEPALHRCSDGHLSRCWRWHPEHPLRWREGDCQ; encoded by the coding sequence ATGAGTCTGGTTTTAAATTTACAAAATTTACAGCTTAGCCTTGGTGACAATCCGGTGCTCAGAGATGTATCTATGACCTTGGAACAGGGCGAGTGTCGCGCTTTGGTGGGGGAGTCTGGCAGCGGTAAATCACTCACGGCTATGGCGCTGTTAGGGCTGTTGCCTAATGGCGCTAAGCTGAGCGCAAACGCCTGGACGTTTGCGGGCAAAAAGATGGCTGTGTTGGATGCCAAGCAATGGCGGGGGCTGCGGGGCAACGACATTGCGATGATCTTTCAGAATCCCATGTCAGCCTTAAACCCTACCCAAAAAGTGGGTGATCAAATTGCAGAGCCTCTGCGGATTCACCAAGGGCTTAGCCGAGCCGCAGCAAAGAAAGAAGCAATTAGCTTGTTGGAGCGTTTGGCCATTCCCAACCCCGCCCGCCGAGCAGAGCAATACCCTTTTGAGTATTCTGGCGGCATGTTACAGCGGGCAATGATTGCCATGGCCAGCGCCTGTAAACCGAAGCTATTGATCGCCGATGAGCCCACTACGGCATTGGATGTAACCGTTCAGGCTGAAGTGCTAGGTTTGCTAAAAGAACTTCAGCAAGACCGGGGCATGGCCTTGTTGTTTATTACCCACGATTTAGGGGTGGTAGCGAATGTCGCGGACTCAGTTTCGGTGATGTATGCGGGACAAACTATTGAGTCCGGCAGTCTTGAGGCGGTCTTTAGCCGAGAGGGACATCCTTACACCGCCGCGCTCAAAAAAGCGGTGCCCAGCTTAGAGCATGATCAAGCGTTGTTTGCGATTCCCGGTACGCCGCCAGACCCTCGGGAGCTACCCAAGGGTTGCAGCTTTGGTCCGCGTTGCGATCACAGAATGGCAATCTGTGAAGAAGAACCGGCACTGCATCGCTGCAGCGACGGTCATTTGAGCCGCTGTTGGCGCTGGCACCCCGAGCACCCATTGCGTTGGCGGGAGGGCGATTGCCAATGA
- a CDS encoding ABC transporter ATP-binding protein, which translates to MSVSPILTVRDLRCHFDSGQGLLAAVDGVDLNIAPGEVLGLVGESGSGKSTLGRIIAGLQPRTGGSMVLDDRPLPAKFKSRDFRFTANRVQMVFQDSYASLNPRMTILDSLLEPLRVRRMPDSAAKALGRQWLDRVGLAAGAAERYPHELSGGQRQRIGIARAFIAEPKLVICDEPVSALDVSVQAQIIQLLRDLQQDLNTAMLFIAHDLAVVRHLSSRTAVMYLGEIVELGESAQVFSQPLHPYSKMLISAHLSADLKHKNVSHYRSDKSAVRLPPLADDAGCRFAPRCPYAEEGCVAQPPWLQSGDGGSVAACHRLQWLD; encoded by the coding sequence ATGAGCGTGTCGCCGATACTGACTGTGCGGGATTTACGCTGCCATTTTGACAGCGGCCAAGGTTTGCTCGCCGCAGTGGACGGCGTTGATTTAAATATCGCCCCTGGCGAAGTGCTGGGCTTAGTCGGCGAGAGCGGCTCGGGTAAGTCTACACTGGGGCGTATTATTGCGGGCCTGCAACCCCGAACCGGGGGCAGTATGGTTTTGGATGACAGACCGCTGCCGGCGAAATTTAAGAGCCGGGATTTTCGTTTTACCGCCAACCGGGTACAAATGGTCTTTCAAGACAGCTACGCGAGTTTAAATCCAAGAATGACCATCCTCGATAGTCTGCTTGAGCCGCTTCGAGTACGAAGAATGCCTGACTCTGCGGCCAAAGCATTGGGGCGGCAATGGTTGGACCGGGTTGGTTTGGCGGCGGGTGCTGCCGAGCGTTACCCGCATGAGTTATCTGGTGGTCAACGACAGCGAATTGGCATCGCGCGGGCTTTTATCGCAGAACCTAAACTGGTGATTTGCGATGAACCGGTGTCGGCACTGGATGTGTCTGTGCAGGCCCAAATTATTCAGTTGCTGCGTGACCTACAGCAAGACTTAAATACGGCAATGTTGTTTATTGCCCACGATTTAGCGGTGGTTCGTCACCTCAGCAGTCGAACGGCGGTCATGTATTTGGGGGAAATTGTTGAGTTGGGGGAGAGTGCTCAGGTGTTTTCTCAACCCTTGCACCCCTATTCTAAAATGCTGATATCGGCGCATTTGAGTGCCGACCTTAAGCACAAAAATGTCAGCCATTACCGCAGTGATAAATCCGCGGTGCGATTGCCGCCTCTAGCGGACGATGCGGGTTGTCGTTTTGCTCCACGCTGCCCTTATGCCGAGGAGGGGTGTGTCGCTCAGCCACCGTGGCTGCAGTCTGGCGACGGTGGCAGTGTGGCGGCTTGTCATCGATTGCAATGGTTGGACTAA